The proteins below are encoded in one region of Reichenbachiella sp. 5M10:
- a CDS encoding metallophosphoesterase has product MRIGLISDTHGFLDPQVFEYFKHVDQIWHAGDVGHAGLIEELGAFKPVLGVYGNIDGQDVRQLFPEDQKFECEGVKVWMTHIGGKAPRYNPRVKPLIQRWRPDLFICGHSHILTVMHDPKHKGVLFMNPGAAGRHGFHKERTLLRFTLSLGKISDLEVIKLGSRAKMD; this is encoded by the coding sequence ATGCGGATTGGATTGATATCAGATACGCATGGTTTTTTGGATCCACAGGTTTTTGAATACTTCAAGCACGTGGACCAGATTTGGCATGCAGGAGATGTAGGTCATGCGGGGCTGATCGAGGAGTTGGGGGCGTTCAAGCCTGTCCTGGGGGTCTATGGCAACATCGATGGGCAGGATGTGCGCCAGCTGTTTCCTGAGGATCAGAAGTTCGAGTGCGAGGGAGTCAAAGTCTGGATGACACATATTGGAGGCAAGGCTCCTCGCTACAACCCTCGTGTCAAGCCCTTGATACAGCGGTGGAGGCCCGATTTATTCATTTGCGGGCATTCACATATTCTGACGGTGATGCATGACCCGAAACACAAAGGCGTACTATTCATGAACCCTGGTGCGGCAGGTAGGCACGGTTTTCATAAAGAGCGGACATTGCTGCGCTTCACTTTGAGCCTAGGCAAGATCAGTGACTTAGAAGTCATCAAACTAGGCAGTCGCGCCAAAATGGATTGA
- a CDS encoding four helix bundle protein → MKIERFEDILSWQTAKALTVEIYSLFGTQGAFGVKNQIERALVSIMNNIAEGFERRTNNEFRQFLFYAKGSPGEVGAMLLLGFELKKSIRQILTGFAFFHRKSLNHSVA, encoded by the coding sequence ATGAAAATCGAACGGTTTGAGGATATTCTTTCTTGGCAAACGGCCAAAGCACTGACTGTAGAGATTTACAGCCTATTCGGAACTCAGGGTGCTTTTGGTGTTAAGAATCAGATCGAAAGAGCTTTAGTTTCTATCATGAATAATATCGCAGAGGGCTTTGAGCGAAGAACGAACAATGAGTTTAGGCAATTTCTTTTTTATGCCAAAGGTTCGCCTGGCGAAGTAGGAGCGATGCTTTTGTTGGGGTTTGAGTTGAAAAAATCAATAAGACAAATTTTGACAGGCTTTGCCTTCTTTCATCGGAAATCTCTAAACCACTCTGTGGCCTAA
- a CDS encoding two-component regulator propeller domain-containing protein — translation MNTNKQLPISLLLGLVMCLYSFWASAQELYFSTLSMRDGLPTNIIAGITQDKYDFIWVSTGSGLARYDGNKFTLFKKEEGQNSLPSNELTSVISTGDYVWVGSWDGLCKINVKTFAITRIDLGGSNTIRVLHKGHNNTLWIGTAKGLIQYDLKTNQYTSYNAEQNKLSHNMVRSIHQDQNGAVWVGTYDGLNVLKKGKKHFEPVSLAKRPESEHQNHLILDIKPSINNDPNLWIGTELGLYRVNINSTESYAFTEENDQLSNPVIKCIYTDQQGELWLGTDFGLNRFEPITKSITTHFHNPQLPYSIANNVVIQIFEDKSGVVWFVTSNGLSRMNKYGNFYSFHDISYEANGQVIGNQIKSFLIGSKGDYWLATQHGVIQIDPHTGDKTIYNTQSPPPRRILLDNVSTLEEDSYGRIWIGTASGINIWDRQHQHMTVIKSDSANGLQSNYIGNFTQQPDGTLWMSAWQGGLYQIIGDRQSLQDIRFAEVTALESGSEKHVYGGAALWTIEYDKLYRIDPHTLEAQAVDRFNQAAANHVIYTLYYATNDQIWASTHDGLIQYDTQRDVVTMHPFLTGNDEIVNSIIEDDAGDIWSITNSSLQKVSPDNQRIEIFPLDPNLPIKSFYFGCAAKTHDGQLIFGGDNGFIQFSPNQATPNDYIPSVYVTDLEINNQPIAIGQQLDGRTLLTQDISFVDHLVLDYDERSFALQFSSLDFWQPDKNLYTYQLQGLEDTWHQVSGAKNLAIYSNVKAGDYTFVVKALNNYGLESEAVSQLDITINPPLFLSGYFITLYVVLLLILVYYALTFYSTRVHLKNQLKITRLEVQHAEEIERTKEIFFTNISHELRTPISLILPPIHQIQNKGILDTESSKLIALAEKNSVRLLRLVNQILDFNKIQNDSLQLKVRRIELVSYCEEVFSMFSDKAQRHHIEYQFDKQIAEYDVWVDVEKVETILFNLLSNAFKFTPDRGKIQLSVSVDTKQPDYKEGTFKIEISDSGVGISKEDQSKIFERFYQAEDGKRKESGSGIGLTLAAEYIELHHGEIIVDSHIGLGTTFTIHLPLGKAHLPIDTLETDAPIELRAVPSVHGRQNGAKYYQLDLASDKPTVLIIEDNNDMVEFIQTSLSHKYNFVAAENGQEGLIKANNFLPQVIISDIMMPVMDGITLCREIKNDPKTSHVSVILLTAKALISNKVEGIKTGADAYITKPFEMDLLEAHIDQLIKRKVELTEFFRKDLIQLPNTTDAANNEDNIFVKRVMDIIEANISNSELTVDMISSEMAMSTTHLYRKLKATTDHSAKEIIQKYRLKKASLLLQNKEGNITEIMYQVGFSSLSYFSKCFKAEFKLSPKKYQEKFEGDRSKVN, via the coding sequence ATGAACACGAACAAACAACTACCCATTTCTCTCCTACTAGGATTAGTGATGTGCCTATACAGTTTTTGGGCATCCGCCCAAGAGTTGTACTTCTCTACACTATCGATGCGCGACGGTCTCCCGACCAACATCATTGCAGGAATCACCCAAGACAAATATGATTTCATCTGGGTCAGCACAGGAAGCGGACTGGCCAGGTATGATGGCAACAAATTTACACTATTTAAAAAAGAAGAAGGACAAAACTCTCTCCCCTCCAATGAACTAACCTCCGTGATCTCCACGGGTGACTATGTATGGGTTGGGAGCTGGGATGGCCTCTGCAAAATCAATGTCAAGACCTTTGCAATCACTCGGATCGATCTCGGAGGCTCCAATACCATCCGAGTACTGCACAAAGGGCACAACAATACGCTTTGGATCGGAACGGCCAAAGGACTCATCCAATACGATCTCAAGACCAACCAATACACCTCCTACAATGCGGAGCAAAACAAGCTCTCCCACAACATGGTCCGCAGCATCCACCAAGACCAAAATGGCGCAGTATGGGTGGGGACCTACGACGGACTCAATGTTCTCAAAAAAGGAAAGAAGCACTTTGAACCCGTCTCTCTTGCCAAACGCCCTGAATCGGAACATCAAAACCACCTCATATTGGACATCAAACCCTCGATCAACAACGACCCCAACCTATGGATCGGGACCGAGCTAGGGCTCTATCGCGTCAACATCAACAGCACAGAGTCTTACGCCTTTACGGAAGAAAATGACCAACTGAGCAATCCGGTGATCAAATGCATCTACACCGACCAACAAGGAGAGCTATGGCTGGGTACGGATTTTGGACTCAACCGATTCGAACCGATCACCAAGTCCATCACTACGCACTTTCACAATCCCCAGCTCCCCTACTCCATCGCCAACAATGTCGTGATCCAGATCTTCGAAGACAAGAGCGGCGTGGTCTGGTTTGTCACCTCCAACGGGCTCAGCCGAATGAACAAGTACGGCAATTTCTACTCATTTCATGACATCTCTTATGAAGCCAACGGACAAGTCATCGGCAATCAAATCAAATCTTTCCTCATCGGGTCTAAAGGCGACTACTGGCTCGCCACACAACATGGTGTGATCCAGATCGATCCCCACACGGGAGACAAGACCATCTACAACACCCAGTCGCCCCCTCCTCGACGCATCTTGCTCGACAATGTATCCACCCTCGAAGAAGACTCCTATGGACGCATCTGGATAGGAACCGCCAGTGGGATCAATATCTGGGATCGCCAGCACCAACACATGACGGTCATCAAATCGGATTCAGCCAACGGGCTGCAATCCAACTACATTGGCAACTTCACCCAGCAACCAGATGGCACGCTCTGGATGAGTGCTTGGCAAGGGGGGCTCTACCAAATCATCGGCGATAGACAATCCCTCCAAGACATCCGATTCGCTGAGGTCACCGCACTCGAGTCAGGCTCAGAAAAACACGTGTATGGAGGAGCTGCACTCTGGACCATCGAATATGACAAACTCTACCGCATAGACCCACATACGCTAGAAGCACAAGCTGTCGATCGCTTCAACCAAGCGGCGGCCAATCACGTGATCTACACCCTCTACTATGCAACCAACGACCAGATCTGGGCCAGTACACACGACGGTCTCATCCAGTACGACACCCAGCGTGATGTAGTCACAATGCACCCCTTCTTGACGGGCAATGACGAGATAGTCAATAGCATCATCGAAGACGATGCAGGAGACATCTGGAGTATCACCAATTCATCACTACAAAAAGTATCCCCCGACAACCAACGCATCGAAATTTTTCCTTTGGACCCCAATCTCCCCATCAAAAGCTTCTATTTTGGCTGTGCCGCCAAAACACACGATGGACAGCTCATTTTTGGTGGTGACAATGGTTTCATTCAGTTCTCCCCCAATCAAGCCACTCCCAACGACTACATTCCCTCTGTATATGTGACCGACTTGGAGATCAACAACCAACCCATCGCCATCGGCCAACAGCTCGATGGTCGTACCCTGCTCACCCAGGACATTTCCTTCGTCGACCACTTGGTTCTCGACTATGACGAACGATCCTTTGCCCTCCAGTTTTCTTCATTGGACTTTTGGCAGCCCGACAAAAACCTCTACACCTACCAACTCCAAGGACTAGAAGACACTTGGCATCAAGTCTCTGGAGCCAAAAACCTCGCCATCTACTCCAACGTCAAAGCAGGCGACTACACCTTTGTTGTCAAGGCACTCAACAATTATGGTCTAGAAAGTGAAGCCGTCTCACAACTCGACATCACGATCAATCCGCCGCTGTTTCTCAGCGGCTACTTCATCACACTCTATGTAGTCCTCTTGCTGATTCTCGTCTATTATGCCCTCACATTTTACTCCACGAGAGTTCACCTCAAAAACCAACTCAAAATCACTCGGCTAGAAGTACAGCATGCCGAAGAAATCGAACGTACCAAAGAAATCTTTTTCACCAACATCTCGCATGAGCTCCGTACACCGATCAGTCTCATCCTACCCCCCATTCATCAAATCCAAAACAAAGGCATCCTCGATACGGAAAGCAGCAAACTGATCGCCTTGGCGGAAAAAAATTCCGTCCGCCTCCTACGTCTGGTCAATCAGATCTTAGACTTCAACAAAATTCAAAATGACAGCCTCCAACTCAAAGTGCGTCGTATCGAACTGGTCTCCTATTGTGAAGAAGTCTTCTCCATGTTTAGCGACAAAGCCCAGCGACACCACATCGAATACCAGTTTGACAAGCAAATAGCTGAATATGACGTATGGGTCGATGTAGAAAAAGTCGAAACGATCCTCTTCAATCTACTATCCAATGCCTTCAAGTTCACCCCCGATCGTGGTAAAATCCAGCTCTCTGTCTCTGTGGACACCAAGCAGCCAGACTACAAAGAGGGAACCTTCAAAATCGAAATCAGCGATTCAGGAGTTGGCATATCCAAAGAAGACCAGAGCAAAATATTCGAGCGATTCTACCAAGCCGAAGACGGCAAGCGCAAAGAATCTGGTAGCGGTATCGGCCTCACCCTCGCAGCAGAATATATCGAACTACACCACGGAGAAATCATTGTGGATAGCCACATCGGACTAGGCACGACCTTCACCATCCATCTGCCCCTCGGCAAAGCTCACCTACCGATCGATACCCTAGAGACTGATGCTCCTATCGAGCTACGCGCAGTTCCTTCGGTCCACGGGCGCCAAAACGGCGCCAAATACTACCAACTCGATCTGGCCTCTGACAAACCAACCGTCCTCATCATCGAGGACAACAACGACATGGTGGAGTTCATCCAAACAAGCCTGAGTCACAAATACAACTTTGTCGCGGCAGAAAACGGCCAAGAAGGCCTCATCAAGGCCAATAATTTTCTCCCTCAGGTGATCATAAGCGACATCATGATGCCCGTCATGGACGGCATCACACTCTGCCGAGAGATCAAAAACGACCCCAAAACCAGTCATGTATCGGTCATCCTCCTCACCGCCAAAGCCCTCATCTCCAACAAGGTCGAAGGAATCAAAACTGGGGCGGATGCCTACATCACCAAGCCCTTTGAGATGGATCTGCTCGAAGCACACATCGACCAGCTCATCAAACGCAAAGTAGAACTCACCGAGTTTTTTAGAAAGGACTTGATCCAACTACCCAATACCACTGATGCCGCCAACAACGAGGACAACATTTTCGTCAAGCGCGTGATGGACATCATAGAGGCCAACATCTCCAATTCCGAACTGACCGTCGACATGATCAGCTCCGAGATGGCCATGAGTACCACACACCTCTACCGAAAGCTCAAAGCTACGACGGACCACTCGGCCAAGGAGATCATCCAAAAATACCGCCTCAAAAAAGCCTCTCTTCTCCTACAAAACAAAGAAGGAAATATCACTGAGATCATGTATCAAGTCGGATTCTCTAGTCTCTCCTACTTCTCCAAATGCTTCAAAGCAGAGTTTAAGCTATCACCCAAAAAATACCAAGAGAAATTTGAAGGAGACAGAAGCAAAGTCAACTAA
- the pyrF gene encoding orotidine-5'-phosphate decarboxylase encodes MTKEFLFEQIQQKQSFLCVGLDTDINKIPSHLLESEDPVFEFNKQIIDATKDLAVAYKPNIAFYEAMGAKGWESLEKTIDYIPNEIFTIADAKRGDIGNTSALYARAFFENMDFDSVTVAPYMGSDSVKPFLQFKDKWVILLGVTSNEGGKDFQFLEADGKPLYQHVLATSKTWGSDQNMMYVVGATRPEYLTDIRKTIPDHFLLVPGVGAQGGDLQEVCKYGMNSQCGLLINSTRGIIYASSGEDFADKAREEALKLQQEMKPLVESIKS; translated from the coding sequence ATGACCAAAGAATTTCTTTTCGAGCAGATTCAGCAGAAGCAATCTTTTTTGTGCGTAGGGCTGGATACTGATATCAACAAAATCCCCTCGCATTTACTGGAGAGTGAGGACCCCGTTTTTGAGTTCAACAAGCAGATCATAGATGCCACCAAAGACTTGGCGGTAGCCTACAAGCCCAATATTGCGTTTTACGAGGCTATGGGGGCCAAAGGCTGGGAATCCCTCGAAAAGACGATAGATTATATTCCCAACGAGATTTTTACCATTGCAGATGCCAAGAGGGGAGACATAGGCAATACCTCAGCGCTCTATGCCAGAGCTTTTTTTGAGAACATGGATTTTGATTCGGTGACCGTGGCTCCCTATATGGGGTCAGATTCGGTCAAGCCATTTCTCCAGTTCAAGGACAAATGGGTGATATTGCTCGGGGTGACTTCCAACGAGGGAGGCAAGGATTTTCAGTTTCTCGAAGCGGACGGTAAACCCCTCTACCAGCATGTCCTAGCGACTTCCAAAACGTGGGGGAGTGACCAAAATATGATGTACGTAGTAGGAGCCACTCGCCCAGAGTACCTCACAGATATTCGCAAGACGATACCCGACCATTTCTTGCTCGTGCCAGGCGTAGGAGCCCAAGGGGGGGATTTGCAGGAAGTCTGTAAGTATGGCATGAATAGCCAATGTGGCCTCTTGATCAACTCGACACGGGGCATTATCTATGCGTCTAGTGGTGAGGACTTTGCCGACAAGGCGAGAGAAGAGGCTTTGAAGCTGCAGCAGGAAATGAAGCCGCTAGTGGAAAGTATAAAGTCATAA
- a CDS encoding class I SAM-dependent RNA methyltransferase, whose product MRQSKLVINCQPSIAPLLKKEVEGRGYRILKTDKSGVTVEGGWKEVIDLNLHLRTASRVLWLIKSFEATTPDNLYEEAKKIPWHKIIPAKGYVSIQSFVKNDFILDVRFANLKLKDAIVDRMQEENGERPDSGKERDRTVVYLYWYLNKVHVYIDTSGETIAKHGYRKIPFKAPMIEALASACLLSAEWSDDKGSFVNPMCGSGTLAIEAALMAAEVPPGYKRRNFGFMHILGYDNQLWKDALAKVHIKDKIKSKIVATDWNGDAIDAARQNAKTAGVEHMITFEKVPFEQSPIPQGPGVIMLNPEYGERLGEEEMLKSVYKDIGDFFKQSCKGKMGYIFTGNTSLAKVIGLRTKSRTEFQNAKIDCRLLEYELYDGSKRSEEDRPARREVAPRKKVEFKVDATPVAEDRSKQDREPKKKEESKEREEKSSSIMSRLKRK is encoded by the coding sequence ATGCGTCAATCCAAATTAGTCATCAACTGTCAGCCCAGCATTGCGCCACTCCTCAAAAAGGAAGTAGAAGGTCGTGGCTACCGTATTCTCAAAACGGATAAAAGTGGTGTGACTGTCGAAGGGGGGTGGAAAGAAGTCATCGATCTCAATTTGCATCTACGTACTGCATCCCGTGTGTTGTGGTTGATCAAATCTTTTGAAGCGACGACACCAGACAATTTGTACGAGGAGGCGAAGAAGATTCCGTGGCACAAAATCATTCCTGCAAAGGGTTATGTATCTATTCAATCCTTCGTCAAGAACGACTTTATCCTTGATGTGCGGTTTGCGAACCTCAAGCTCAAGGATGCTATCGTCGATAGGATGCAGGAAGAAAATGGCGAACGGCCTGATTCGGGTAAAGAACGTGACCGAACAGTCGTCTATCTCTATTGGTACCTCAATAAAGTACATGTGTACATCGATACATCGGGAGAAACGATTGCCAAGCATGGGTACCGCAAGATCCCCTTCAAGGCACCGATGATCGAAGCGCTTGCAAGTGCGTGCCTTTTATCGGCGGAGTGGAGTGATGACAAGGGGAGCTTTGTCAACCCGATGTGTGGGAGTGGGACACTGGCGATAGAGGCGGCTTTGATGGCGGCTGAGGTGCCTCCGGGGTACAAGCGTCGCAACTTTGGGTTCATGCACATTTTGGGCTATGACAACCAATTGTGGAAGGACGCTCTAGCCAAAGTGCACATCAAAGATAAGATTAAATCAAAGATTGTCGCGACGGATTGGAATGGGGATGCGATCGATGCAGCGCGTCAAAATGCCAAAACTGCAGGGGTGGAGCATATGATTACATTTGAAAAGGTACCCTTCGAACAATCTCCTATCCCTCAGGGCCCAGGGGTGATCATGCTCAATCCTGAGTATGGAGAGCGACTCGGCGAGGAAGAAATGCTCAAATCTGTGTACAAGGATATTGGGGACTTTTTCAAACAATCCTGCAAGGGGAAGATGGGGTATATTTTCACAGGAAATACGAGTCTGGCCAAGGTCATCGGGTTGAGAACCAAGAGCCGTACGGAATTTCAAAATGCCAAGATCGACTGTCGATTGTTGGAATATGAGCTTTATGATGGGAGCAAGCGCTCCGAAGAAGATCGGCCTGCACGGAGAGAGGTAGCGCCGAGGAAGAAGGTAGAATTCAAAGTGGATGCTACTCCGGTAGCAGAGGATAGGTCTAAGCAAGATAGAGAGCCCAAGAAGAAGGAGGAGTCTAAGGAAAGAGAAGAGAAATCCAGTAGCATAATGTCTAGATTGAAACGAAAGTAA
- a CDS encoding amino acid permease — protein sequence MKELVKKKANFGTLPVFFTAISTILGAVMFLRFGYAVGSVGFLGTLAIVLIGHLVTVPTAMSIAEIATNQKVEGGGEYYIISRSFGINIGASIGVALYLSQAISVAFYIIAFAEAFDPVIAWLADTQGIVIYDKRMISIPAIVLLSILMLTKGADLGMKALYGVVFTLFVSLVMFFLGSTDYQVNLEKFDMLAHVPSNDDFFVVFAIIFPAFTGMTAGVGLSGDLKEPKKSIPLGTLAATLIGMVIYVFIAYKLAVNATPSDLVSDPLIMSKIALWGAIIPIGLAAATISSALGSIMVAPRTLQALAGDKIFPSHGLNAFLNKGKKDSNEPINATLVTVGIALFFVALGDINSVAKVISMFFMVTYGSICTISFFQHFAADPSYRPAFRSKWYISLLGAVMCLFMVFKMDAAYAFFSMMIMVLIYLALSRFNKEKAGMANIFQGVIFQLIRQIQVFIQKADKDDQNWRPSVICISGDAFERPAAFEMMRWISHRYGFGTYLHFIKGYFSKETNKQSKEELGRLIRVADISESNVYVDTMVSPSYTSAIAQTLQLPSVSGKENNMILFEFSKSNPENLTDIMENYAMVRSSGFDTCILASSDRGLEVKTEIHIWVTPSDYMNSNLMILLGYVILGHPQWKKAEIKISVIVQKSEMEEEKKELLELIKSGRLPISANNVTIIEREVERSNKELINEYSKDADLTIVGFRSEAIKQKGVELFDGFEDVGDVLFVNSTESKEIK from the coding sequence ATGAAAGAACTGGTAAAGAAGAAAGCTAATTTTGGGACATTGCCCGTGTTTTTTACGGCGATATCTACCATACTCGGTGCGGTGATGTTTTTGAGGTTTGGCTATGCGGTAGGTAGTGTCGGCTTCTTGGGTACATTGGCGATCGTATTGATTGGGCACCTTGTGACTGTACCGACAGCTATGTCTATCGCTGAGATTGCGACCAATCAAAAAGTAGAGGGGGGAGGAGAGTATTACATCATTTCCCGGTCTTTTGGGATCAATATCGGTGCATCGATCGGAGTAGCCCTGTATCTATCTCAGGCCATCAGTGTAGCCTTTTATATCATTGCATTTGCGGAAGCTTTTGACCCAGTGATCGCGTGGTTGGCAGATACTCAAGGTATCGTCATCTATGACAAGCGAATGATCAGCATCCCAGCGATTGTGCTACTCAGTATCCTCATGCTTACCAAAGGCGCGGACTTGGGTATGAAGGCACTCTATGGAGTCGTGTTTACACTATTTGTATCATTGGTCATGTTCTTCTTGGGGAGTACGGATTATCAAGTCAACCTTGAGAAGTTTGATATGTTGGCGCATGTCCCGTCCAACGACGATTTCTTTGTGGTATTCGCGATCATATTTCCGGCATTTACAGGCATGACTGCTGGAGTGGGCTTGTCTGGCGATTTGAAGGAACCTAAAAAATCGATCCCATTGGGGACACTCGCGGCGACTCTCATTGGGATGGTGATCTATGTCTTCATTGCTTACAAACTGGCGGTCAACGCTACGCCATCGGACCTGGTATCAGATCCATTGATCATGTCTAAAATCGCACTATGGGGGGCAATCATACCGATTGGTTTGGCTGCTGCGACGATTTCGTCGGCACTAGGATCCATCATGGTGGCTCCACGGACATTGCAGGCGTTGGCTGGGGACAAGATTTTTCCGAGTCATGGTTTGAATGCTTTTTTGAATAAAGGGAAGAAAGACAGCAACGAACCCATCAACGCCACACTGGTGACTGTAGGTATCGCTTTGTTTTTTGTCGCTTTGGGCGATATCAATTCGGTGGCAAAGGTGATCTCGATGTTTTTTATGGTGACGTATGGCTCGATCTGTACGATCTCGTTTTTTCAGCATTTTGCAGCGGATCCTTCGTATCGCCCTGCCTTTCGGTCCAAGTGGTACATCTCGCTTCTGGGTGCAGTGATGTGTTTGTTTATGGTGTTCAAGATGGATGCTGCATATGCTTTCTTTTCGATGATGATCATGGTATTGATTTACTTGGCGCTTTCGCGGTTCAACAAAGAAAAGGCTGGCATGGCCAATATCTTTCAAGGGGTGATTTTCCAACTGATCCGTCAGATACAGGTTTTCATTCAGAAGGCAGACAAAGACGATCAAAACTGGCGTCCATCCGTGATTTGTATCTCTGGTGATGCATTTGAGAGACCAGCGGCTTTTGAGATGATGCGGTGGATTTCGCATCGCTACGGTTTTGGGACTTATTTACACTTCATCAAAGGTTATTTCTCGAAAGAGACCAACAAGCAATCCAAAGAGGAGCTTGGACGACTCATTCGAGTGGCAGATATCTCCGAGAGCAATGTCTACGTCGATACAATGGTGTCCCCATCCTACACTTCGGCTATTGCTCAGACGCTGCAGCTCCCGAGTGTGTCTGGCAAGGAAAACAATATGATCCTATTTGAATTCTCAAAATCTAACCCTGAGAACTTGACCGATATCATGGAAAACTACGCCATGGTGCGTTCGTCAGGATTTGATACTTGTATTTTGGCGAGTAGCGATCGAGGGTTGGAGGTGAAGACCGAAATTCATATATGGGTGACACCATCGGATTATATGAACTCCAATTTGATGATCTTGTTGGGGTATGTGATTTTGGGCCACCCCCAGTGGAAAAAGGCCGAAATAAAAATCTCTGTGATCGTCCAAAAGTCTGAGATGGAAGAGGAGAAAAAGGAGCTACTGGAGCTTATCAAATCTGGTAGGCTACCGATCTCTGCCAACAACGTCACGATCATCGAGCGAGAGGTTGAGCGTAGCAACAAGGAGCTGATCAACGAGTATTCAAAGGATGCAGACCTGACGATTGTCGGGTTCCGATCAGAAGCCATCAAACAGAAAGGAGTTGAGCTCTTCGATGGGTTTGAGGACGTAGGTGACGTGCTATTCGTCAACTCGACCGAATCCAAAGAGATCAAATAA
- a CDS encoding dipeptidase, translating into MKSIQYLEENKQRFLDELLDLLRIPSVSADSKFKGDVRKAAEFLKANFEKIGADNVEICETPGHPIVYAEKIIDLAKPTVLVYGHYDVQPADPYELWDSPPFEPVIKDERIYARGACDDKGQMYMHVKAFEAMVACDELPCNVKFMIEGEEEVGSDNLGDFVKANKEKLKSDVILISDTSIISNEHPSITVGLKGLSYLEVEVTGPNRDLHSGVYGGGVANPINTLCTMISSLMDETGKVTIPGFYDKVVELTQAEREDLNKAPFSLDEYKKDLGIEAVKGEEGYTTLERVGIRPTLDVNGIWGGYTGEGAKTVLPSKAYAKISTRLVPNQEHTEITEMIKRHIESIAPDYVKVKVSPHHGGNPAVTPTEAKGYKAASEAIEKAWGKTPIPTRDGGSIPIVALFSEVLKVDTVLLGMGLDEDAIHSPNESYGLFNYYKGIQTIAWFHQYFSK; encoded by the coding sequence ATGAAATCAATACAATATTTAGAAGAGAATAAACAAAGGTTTTTGGACGAGCTGCTGGATCTGCTCAGAATCCCGTCTGTGAGTGCGGATTCTAAGTTCAAAGGTGATGTGCGAAAAGCTGCGGAATTTTTGAAGGCGAACTTTGAAAAAATCGGTGCGGATAATGTCGAGATCTGTGAGACACCGGGGCATCCAATCGTGTACGCAGAGAAAATCATCGATCTAGCCAAGCCTACCGTATTGGTGTATGGTCACTATGATGTGCAGCCTGCTGATCCGTATGAGCTGTGGGATTCGCCTCCTTTCGAACCTGTGATCAAAGACGAGCGGATCTATGCCCGAGGAGCCTGCGATGACAAAGGCCAGATGTATATGCATGTCAAGGCCTTCGAGGCGATGGTCGCCTGTGACGAACTACCGTGCAATGTCAAGTTCATGATCGAGGGAGAGGAAGAGGTCGGTTCTGACAACCTCGGAGACTTCGTCAAGGCCAACAAAGAAAAACTCAAGTCGGATGTGATCCTCATCTCTGACACGAGTATCATCAGCAACGAGCATCCGTCGATCACTGTAGGCCTCAAAGGCCTCAGCTACCTAGAGGTAGAAGTGACAGGTCCAAATCGTGACCTTCACTCCGGAGTATACGGCGGTGGAGTGGCCAATCCAATCAATACACTCTGCACGATGATTTCGTCTCTGATGGACGAAACCGGTAAAGTGACGATCCCAGGCTTTTATGACAAAGTCGTAGAACTCACGCAGGCCGAAAGAGAGGATTTGAACAAAGCACCTTTTAGTCTCGATGAATACAAGAAGGATTTGGGTATCGAAGCGGTCAAAGGTGAAGAAGGGTACACTACACTGGAGCGAGTGGGGATTCGTCCGACACTGGATGTCAACGGTATCTGGGGAGGCTATACGGGTGAGGGTGCCAAGACGGTATTGCCCTCTAAGGCTTACGCCAAAATATCTACGCGCCTCGTGCCCAATCAGGAGCATACTGAAATCACTGAAATGATAAAAAGGCACATCGAAAGCATCGCGCCTGACTATGTCAAAGTGAAGGTGTCCCCACATCATGGTGGCAACCCTGCGGTGACACCTACAGAGGCCAAAGGCTACAAAGCGGCAAGCGAAGCGATAGAGAAGGCTTGGGGGAAAACACCAATACCAACTAGAGATGGGGGGAGTATTCCGATCGTAGCGTTATTTTCTGAAGTGCTCAAGGTCGACACTGTCCTGTTGGGTATGGGGCTGGATGAGGATGCCATTCATTCTCCAAACGAGAGCTATGGATTGTTCAATTATTACAAAGGAATCCAGACCATCGCTTGGTTTCATCAGTATTTTTCTAAATAA